One Gemmatimonadota bacterium DNA window includes the following coding sequences:
- a CDS encoding hydantoinase B/oxoprolinase family protein: MSDHFDPLDLAVMAHAVAMIAEEMGTVLERGSLSPNIRERRDASSALFDAGGRMVAQAAHIPVHLGAMPESVRAVRARDPEPGDVFILNDPNHGGSHLPDLTLVEAIAHDGDVVGYAAVRAHHADVGGISPGSMPQGATELVQEGLILPPTRLARGGETDHDILALILANVRTPAERRGDLAAQRGACAAGAAGWRALLAREGPARLAAATSALLDYAERRARARLREIGDVIGQAEDQLEGDGASDTPVPLRVKITIRDGALSLDFAGSSPRVRGNVNAPLAVTRSAALFVLRSLLEDDVPTNEGIARAIGIVTPDDCVLNAKWPSAVAAGNVETSQRVTDLLFAALDDAGVAVPAQGQGTMNNITFGGAGWTFYETLGGGQGASAKGPGPSAVHVGMSNTRNTPIESLERSYPIVIDEYAVRRGSGGNGAHRGGDGVVRRYHVLERCTVTLLTERRARAPRGAHGGSDGLTGRNLLNGTALPAKCRVELQPGDVVTIETPGGGGWGAA; the protein is encoded by the coding sequence ATGAGCGACCACTTCGATCCGCTCGATCTCGCCGTGATGGCGCATGCCGTCGCGATGATCGCCGAAGAGATGGGGACCGTGCTCGAGCGCGGCTCACTCTCGCCAAATATTCGCGAACGGCGCGACGCATCGTCCGCGCTCTTTGATGCCGGTGGCCGGATGGTTGCCCAAGCGGCGCACATTCCCGTGCACCTCGGCGCCATGCCCGAGTCGGTGCGCGCCGTGCGCGCGCGCGATCCCGAGCCGGGCGACGTGTTCATTCTGAACGACCCGAATCACGGCGGCTCGCATCTCCCCGACCTCACGCTGGTTGAGGCCATCGCCCACGACGGCGATGTGGTGGGCTACGCGGCCGTGCGTGCGCATCACGCCGATGTCGGCGGCATTAGCCCAGGCTCAATGCCGCAGGGCGCCACGGAGCTGGTGCAGGAAGGGCTCATTCTTCCGCCGACCCGTTTGGCACGCGGTGGCGAGACCGACCACGATATTCTCGCGCTGATTTTGGCGAACGTGCGCACCCCAGCGGAACGGCGCGGCGATCTCGCGGCACAGCGCGGCGCGTGCGCGGCCGGTGCCGCGGGCTGGCGCGCCTTGCTTGCGCGCGAGGGCCCCGCACGGCTCGCCGCGGCTACCAGCGCATTGCTCGATTACGCCGAACGCCGCGCGCGCGCACGACTGCGCGAAATCGGCGACGTAATAGGGCAGGCCGAAGATCAACTGGAGGGCGACGGGGCCAGCGACACGCCGGTTCCGCTCCGCGTGAAGATCACCATTCGCGACGGCGCGCTCTCGCTCGACTTTGCGGGAAGTTCACCACGGGTCCGAGGAAATGTGAACGCGCCGCTCGCTGTCACGCGATCGGCCGCGCTGTTCGTCCTGCGCTCCTTGCTCGAGGACGACGTTCCCACCAACGAAGGGATCGCGCGCGCGATTGGCATTGTCACGCCCGATGACTGCGTCCTCAACGCCAAGTGGCCGTCGGCGGTCGCGGCCGGGAACGTCGAGACCTCGCAACGCGTCACCGACCTGCTCTTTGCCGCACTCGACGACGCCGGTGTCGCCGTGCCCGCGCAGGGGCAGGGCACCATGAACAACATCACCTTTGGCGGCGCGGGGTGGACCTTCTACGAAACACTCGGTGGTGGCCAAGGCGCGAGCGCCAAAGGTCCGGGACCGAGTGCGGTCCACGTGGGCATGAGCAATACGCGCAACACGCCCATCGAGTCGCTCGAGCGGAGCTATCCCATTGTGATTGATGAGTACGCGGTACGCCGTGGCTCCGGCGGGAATGGTGCGCACCGCGGCGGTGATGGCGTTGTACGTCGCTATCACGTGCTGGAGCGATGCACGGTCACGTTGCTCACGGAGCGTCGCGCACGCGCGCCGCGCGGTGCACACGGCGGCAGTGACGGGCTTACCGGGCGCAACCTGCTGAATGGCACGGCGCTACCGGCCAAGTGTCGCGTGGAGCTGCAGCCGGGCGATGTGGTCACCATCGAAACGCCTGGCGGCGGCGGCTGGGGCGCCGCCTAG
- a CDS encoding SpoIID/LytB domain-containing protein codes for MRGVRGAAWIVAALLVGCVGKRVREPEQRPPLVSAPTRAPMADTAVRPVNDMPLDDAPRARMDGPRDVRVALATAAQGASLDATGPWRLFDSRNAVLVRARAGDGWNIERRGRQMRAISAAGGSTPWTDGPLTLRTDRDDAFPLFTQKRYRGSLRFVSTDSAMLVVNVLPVEAYLRGVVPMEIGGPRAPNEQAAVEAQAIAARSYTYIRIIAAQEGATRGANYDLLPTVSDQVYGGADAERPFSDQAVASTNGLVITYNGRIVNAPYHSACGGETAAPDEVWRSTNEPYLKRVSDRVPGTTDRYYCDPAPRFAWTRTFTADELDAALRAHLKTYAAVPAGGPGRARSVNVDQRTPSGRVARLSIVTDRGTFTLRGNDIRYVLRLPGGEILNSTYFMIESETRTGSLSRLVVRGNGYGHGIGMCQWGAIGRSRAGQSARAILSTYYPGTSIGTVN; via the coding sequence GTGAGGGGAGTGCGTGGCGCGGCCTGGATTGTGGCAGCGCTGCTCGTGGGATGCGTGGGAAAACGCGTGCGGGAGCCGGAGCAGCGGCCACCGCTGGTGTCCGCCCCCACGCGTGCGCCGATGGCCGACACGGCGGTGCGCCCCGTCAACGACATGCCGCTCGACGACGCCCCCCGCGCGCGCATGGATGGCCCTCGCGACGTCCGTGTGGCGCTCGCCACTGCTGCCCAGGGCGCCTCGCTCGATGCCACCGGCCCGTGGCGGCTCTTCGACTCCCGCAACGCCGTGCTCGTACGGGCACGCGCGGGCGATGGCTGGAATATTGAGCGACGCGGGCGCCAGATGCGCGCCATTTCTGCCGCGGGCGGAAGCACGCCTTGGACCGATGGGCCACTCACCCTGCGCACGGACCGCGACGACGCATTCCCGCTCTTCACGCAAAAGCGCTATCGCGGGTCGCTCCGTTTTGTGTCCACCGACAGCGCCATGCTCGTGGTGAACGTGCTCCCTGTGGAGGCATATCTCCGGGGCGTCGTGCCAATGGAGATCGGCGGTCCGCGCGCCCCAAATGAGCAGGCCGCGGTTGAGGCGCAGGCCATCGCGGCGCGCAGTTATACCTACATTCGCATCATTGCCGCGCAGGAGGGCGCTACGCGCGGCGCCAACTACGACCTCCTCCCCACGGTGTCCGACCAAGTGTATGGTGGCGCCGACGCCGAACGCCCGTTTTCCGATCAAGCGGTGGCATCCACCAATGGCCTCGTGATCACCTACAACGGGCGCATCGTCAACGCCCCCTACCACTCGGCCTGTGGGGGCGAGACGGCCGCGCCCGACGAAGTCTGGCGTTCCACCAATGAGCCATACCTCAAGCGCGTCAGTGACCGGGTCCCCGGCACGACGGACCGCTATTACTGCGACCCCGCCCCTCGCTTTGCCTGGACCCGGACCTTTACCGCCGACGAACTCGACGCCGCGCTCCGGGCGCACCTCAAGACCTACGCTGCCGTGCCGGCCGGCGGACCGGGGCGGGCGCGCTCCGTCAACGTGGATCAGCGCACCCCCAGCGGACGCGTGGCGCGCCTGTCCATCGTCACCGACCGGGGAACCTTCACCCTGCGCGGGAACGACATTCGCTACGTGCTCCGCCTTCCCGGTGGCGAGATACTGAACAGCACCTATTTTATGATTGAGAGCGAAACGCGCACGGGTTCGCTCTCACGCCTCGTCGTGCGGGGCAACGGGTACGGTCACGGCATCGGAATGTGCCAATGGGGAGCCATTGGACGTTCGCGCGCTGGACAGTCGGCCCGCGCTATCCTCTCGACGTACTATCCGGGGACATCCATTGGTACGGTCAACTGA
- a CDS encoding MBL fold metallo-hydrolase: MTLQLTFWGTRGSIPSPGGSTVRYGGNTPCVELRTADGWMVILDAGTGIRELGHSLIERASGAPITGDIFLTHAHWDHIQGIPFFSPIFQRGNHFTIWGSKSLETSIDRVVRDQMSPVVFPVTFEQLDATIDFRHIAEGERCVGNGYEVRAFDVHHPGGALAYRFTATGTEQSLVYISDNELGDAERYGPPNGWRDRLVEFVRGATVLVHDTTYTTEEYEQRRGWGHSTYRDGVQLALDAAVGSLVLFHHEPRRTDDELDRRVTECRALVQERGGALRVLAAAEGLTLDV; encoded by the coding sequence ATGACTTTACAGCTCACCTTCTGGGGAACGCGGGGTTCTATTCCGTCGCCCGGCGGCAGTACCGTGCGCTACGGCGGAAACACCCCGTGTGTGGAACTCCGCACCGCGGACGGGTGGATGGTGATTCTCGACGCCGGCACCGGTATTCGCGAACTCGGCCACTCGCTCATCGAGCGCGCGAGTGGTGCCCCGATCACGGGCGACATTTTTCTGACGCACGCGCACTGGGACCACATTCAGGGAATTCCCTTTTTCTCGCCAATCTTTCAGCGCGGCAATCACTTCACCATCTGGGGGTCGAAGTCGCTGGAAACCAGCATCGACCGCGTGGTGCGCGATCAAATGTCGCCGGTGGTGTTTCCGGTCACGTTTGAGCAATTGGACGCGACGATTGATTTTCGGCACATCGCGGAGGGTGAGCGCTGCGTCGGAAACGGGTATGAGGTGCGCGCCTTTGACGTCCATCACCCCGGGGGCGCGCTGGCCTATCGCTTTACCGCGACGGGCACGGAGCAGTCGCTCGTGTATATCTCCGACAACGAGTTGGGCGACGCCGAACGCTATGGTCCGCCGAATGGCTGGCGCGACCGGTTAGTGGAGTTCGTGCGCGGCGCCACTGTATTGGTGCACGACACGACCTACACCACGGAAGAGTACGAACAGCGCCGTGGATGGGGGCACTCTACCTACCGTGACGGCGTGCAACTCGCGCTCGACGCTGCGGTAGGCTCGCTGGTACTATTTCACCATGAACCGCGTCGCACCGACGACGAGCTGGACCGTCGCGTCACTGAGTGCCGCGCGCTGGTGCAGGAACGCGGCGGAGCACTTCGCGTGCTGGCCGCGGCCGAAGGACTGACACTCGACGTGTAG
- a CDS encoding Gfo/Idh/MocA family oxidoreductase, protein MKSSPGIVAVRPPVRVALIGLGAIAQTAHLPVLSKMRGVQVVALCDNDAGKARALAQRFNVPNTFTDIEFLLESEALDALIVATPNHLHEPHALSALRAGVNVMVERPLALNSRGAERLLAAAKKADRKLFVANNQRFRSDVQLLNSFVQSGELGRLHTVRGGSYRQRTTMAPWRLRRAESGGGAFLEHGLPLLDLAAWVSNFPDAVRASASMTRARGANTVEDALFVFAELSGGINITIDVNWDYLGGEDRWWFEVIGTKGSARLSPLRIVKEIHGKATDVSPSGAAQRESPFIQSYRAELAHFVAVLRDEVPYESPDDQDKVYWAIEGIYRAAEDGKEIRL, encoded by the coding sequence GTGAAATCGAGTCCTGGCATTGTCGCGGTCCGGCCACCGGTTCGCGTGGCACTCATCGGACTTGGCGCGATCGCGCAAACGGCGCACTTGCCGGTGCTCTCCAAGATGCGCGGCGTGCAAGTCGTCGCCCTCTGCGATAATGATGCCGGCAAGGCGCGCGCCCTCGCGCAGCGCTTTAACGTGCCCAACACGTTTACCGACATCGAGTTCCTGCTGGAGTCCGAAGCCCTAGACGCCCTGATTGTGGCGACGCCCAACCACCTGCACGAACCGCATGCGCTGAGCGCCCTGCGGGCCGGCGTGAATGTGATGGTCGAGCGGCCGCTCGCGCTCAATTCGCGCGGTGCCGAACGCTTGTTGGCGGCGGCCAAGAAGGCGGATCGCAAACTGTTCGTGGCAAACAACCAACGCTTCCGCAGCGACGTGCAACTGCTCAACTCCTTCGTGCAGAGTGGGGAACTGGGGCGTCTGCACACCGTGCGTGGGGGTTCGTACCGTCAGCGCACCACGATGGCGCCGTGGCGCCTGCGTCGTGCGGAGTCGGGGGGCGGAGCGTTTCTTGAGCATGGCCTTCCGTTGCTTGATCTGGCCGCGTGGGTCTCAAACTTTCCCGATGCGGTGCGGGCAAGTGCGTCGATGACCCGCGCGCGCGGTGCCAATACCGTAGAAGACGCGCTGTTCGTCTTCGCCGAGCTCTCTGGCGGCATCAACATTACGATTGACGTGAACTGGGACTACCTCGGTGGCGAAGACCGCTGGTGGTTCGAGGTCATCGGTACCAAGGGGAGCGCGCGTCTCTCGCCGTTGCGCATCGTCAAGGAAATCCACGGCAAAGCCACGGATGTCTCTCCCAGTGGCGCCGCGCAACGTGAGAGCCCGTTTATTCAGTCGTATCGCGCAGAGTTGGCGCACTTCGTGGCCGTGTTGCGCGACGAAGTGCCCTACGAGTCGCCGGACGATCAGGATAAAGTCTACTGGGCGATCGAAGGCATTTATCGCGCAGCTGAGGACGGCAAAGAGATTCGCCTGTGA
- a CDS encoding Crp/Fnr family transcriptional regulator: MHVADFLATVPLFKSLPADEVAKFADALREKSYPRGSVILFEDDPGDSLFIVRRGRVKVVLVAEDGREVILGLLSEGEHFGELSLIDDQPRSAHVIAMEDAELLVLRREDFRRRVEANPSVAWALMLELSRRLRRADIKIGTLVLLDVPGRIARMLLDAVNDGGSELIAKRLTHQTIAHVIGASRETVSRAMRDFQELGWVTTERRHIRVTNRAALEQRSQQRV; the protein is encoded by the coding sequence ATGCACGTCGCTGATTTTCTCGCCACGGTTCCGCTCTTCAAATCGCTCCCCGCCGACGAAGTCGCGAAATTCGCCGACGCGTTGCGGGAGAAGTCGTACCCGCGCGGGAGTGTGATTCTCTTTGAGGATGATCCGGGCGATTCGCTGTTCATCGTCCGCCGCGGACGCGTGAAGGTGGTGCTGGTGGCGGAGGACGGCCGCGAAGTGATTCTCGGCCTCCTGAGTGAAGGCGAGCACTTTGGCGAACTGTCGCTGATTGACGATCAGCCACGCTCGGCGCATGTGATTGCGATGGAGGACGCGGAGTTGCTGGTGCTGCGTCGCGAAGATTTTCGACGTCGCGTGGAAGCCAATCCGAGTGTCGCCTGGGCGCTGATGCTGGAGCTGTCGCGCCGGCTGCGCCGCGCCGATATCAAAATTGGAACACTGGTATTGCTCGACGTGCCCGGGCGCATTGCCCGCATGTTACTGGACGCGGTCAATGACGGCGGCAGCGAGCTGATCGCCAAGCGCCTCACGCACCAAACCATCGCGCACGTGATCGGCGCGAGCCGCGAAACGGTGTCACGCGCCATGCGCGACTTTCAGGAGCTGGGGTGGGTTACCACCGAGCGCCGGCACATTCGCGTCACGAACCGCGCGGCGCTGGAACAGCGTTCGCAGCAGCGCGTCTAG
- a CDS encoding GAF domain-containing protein: MKPLVFAPVGRALPGLDAFLAKRVPGDVELQRVPRLPEPASLAVDRPTVILLDESLCESVHGHEHGLERIADVAAIVAVGEPGTTEPAPSIPASILSGFVAADAGDAVMRTVLQGAFRQAMAMAMARRARRREERSAADLQELTRVGVALSTERDLLTLLGMILSQARRLASADAASLYLVRRPERGPALLQFKLTQNFTLPSIPFHESEMALDHHSVAGYAASTGEPIVLADVYAPPAGVPYAFNRSFDDALGYRTKSMLVIPMRTHADEVIGVLQLINRKRHADVRLATPADVDAEVLPFGRRAVDLVSALASQAAVAIENSRLYEEIERLFEGFVTASVTAIESRDPTTSGHSARVATLTCGLAEAVDRVGDGAYAATRFDRDQLRELRYASLLHDFGKVGVREQVLVKQKKLYPGDLAIIKHRFQYLLQRADLHYERERAEYLLAHGEARYSDALAHLEQVRRAERERLQHFLDAVVRTNEPTILPEGTFEELEEINARTFVDFDGVEKPLLSNEELRYLMINKGNLDERERREIESHVSHTFRFLEQIPWTRALKGIPAIAHGHHEKLDGSGYPRQVAAAEIPVQTRMMTIADIYDALTATDRPYKRAVPVERALDILRDEARDGALDSALLTAFVEARVFDAVRSDAVIVSRGR, from the coding sequence GTGAAACCGCTCGTCTTCGCGCCGGTGGGGCGCGCGCTCCCTGGGCTCGACGCCTTTCTCGCCAAACGGGTCCCTGGCGACGTTGAGCTGCAGCGCGTGCCCCGTCTTCCGGAGCCGGCGTCGCTGGCGGTAGATCGACCGACGGTCATCCTGCTCGACGAGTCGCTGTGCGAAAGCGTGCACGGCCACGAGCATGGACTGGAGCGGATAGCAGACGTGGCGGCGATCGTGGCGGTCGGTGAACCCGGAACCACCGAACCGGCACCGAGCATTCCGGCGTCGATCCTCTCGGGGTTCGTCGCCGCTGATGCCGGCGACGCCGTTATGCGCACGGTGCTTCAAGGGGCGTTTCGTCAGGCGATGGCGATGGCGATGGCGCGCCGCGCACGACGTCGCGAAGAGCGGAGCGCGGCGGATCTGCAGGAACTCACGCGGGTGGGCGTCGCGCTCTCCACCGAACGCGACCTCCTCACACTGCTCGGCATGATTCTCAGCCAGGCGCGTCGACTGGCCTCGGCGGATGCGGCCTCGCTCTATCTGGTGCGGCGTCCGGAACGAGGGCCAGCTCTTCTGCAGTTCAAGCTGACGCAGAACTTTACGCTGCCGTCGATTCCCTTTCACGAATCGGAGATGGCACTCGACCACCACTCGGTGGCGGGCTATGCGGCATCCACTGGTGAGCCGATTGTGCTTGCCGACGTGTACGCGCCGCCTGCGGGTGTGCCGTACGCATTCAATCGGTCATTCGACGACGCGCTTGGGTATCGCACCAAGTCGATGCTCGTGATTCCGATGCGCACGCACGCAGACGAGGTGATTGGCGTCCTGCAATTGATCAATCGCAAGCGGCACGCGGACGTGCGCCTCGCGACTCCTGCGGACGTCGACGCTGAGGTGCTCCCGTTTGGCCGGCGCGCGGTGGACTTGGTGAGTGCGCTCGCGTCGCAGGCCGCCGTGGCGATTGAGAACAGCCGTTTGTACGAGGAAATTGAACGACTCTTCGAGGGATTTGTGACGGCCTCGGTCACGGCGATTGAATCGCGCGATCCCACCACGAGTGGTCACAGTGCACGCGTGGCCACGCTGACCTGCGGGCTGGCCGAAGCGGTGGACCGCGTGGGAGATGGCGCGTATGCCGCCACTCGATTTGATCGCGACCAGTTGCGCGAACTTCGGTATGCGTCGCTGCTGCATGACTTTGGCAAGGTGGGGGTCCGCGAGCAGGTGCTCGTGAAGCAGAAGAAACTGTACCCCGGCGACCTCGCTATCATCAAACATCGCTTTCAGTACCTACTGCAACGCGCCGACCTCCACTACGAACGGGAGCGCGCCGAGTATTTGCTGGCGCATGGGGAGGCGCGGTATTCCGATGCGCTCGCGCATCTGGAGCAGGTGCGTCGCGCCGAACGGGAGCGGCTCCAACATTTTCTCGACGCGGTGGTGCGCACCAACGAGCCGACGATTCTTCCCGAAGGGACGTTCGAGGAACTCGAGGAAATCAATGCCCGCACCTTCGTGGACTTCGACGGCGTCGAGAAGCCGCTGCTCTCCAACGAGGAACTGCGCTACCTGATGATCAATAAAGGAAATCTCGACGAGCGGGAGCGGCGCGAGATTGAGTCGCACGTGTCGCATACCTTTCGGTTCTTGGAACAGATTCCGTGGACGCGCGCGCTCAAGGGAATCCCGGCCATCGCACACGGGCATCACGAAAAGCTCGATGGCAGCGGCTACCCACGGCAGGTCGCCGCAGCCGAGATTCCGGTGCAAACGCGTATGATGACCATTGCGGACATCTACGACGCGCTGACCGCCACGGACCGGCCGTACAAGCGCGCGGTGCCGGTGGAGCGGGCGCTGGACATTTTGCGCGACGAGGCTCGCGACGGCGCACTCGACAGCGCGCTACTGACAGCCTTTGTTGAGGCGCGGGTGTTTGATGCGGTGCGAAGCGACGCCGTGATTGTCTCGCGGGGACGCTGA
- a CDS encoding DUF4105 domain-containing protein — protein MTLARRLAALAACALAWPVAAAHHGLTRSSVAEAQSPARPAVPRMTAGATGASAAADPATDTLLVTVLTMGPGDELYERFGHQSLRIRNLRTGVDSAYNWGMFDFDQPHFYQNFLTGNTLYWMQGYPTVPLLTAYRSHGRAVWEQELDLTAQEKDSVLRFIQWNATEAHKWYRYDYYRDNCATRVRDLLDGVLNGAFHAAIAGQSHGVSFRSETMRLSAAYPTTNIAMDFALGARADSALSAWDEMFVPMRLQEWLRVAQVRRADGTVRPLVRNERVVLDSARFADGPQPPSYTRPALVIGFGLALVIVLFGARTYRSVAARWSVGVIGALFHLVAGSMGIIVAVLGTFTKHVYMAQNVNVLLGTPASLALALLLPLSLAVGAPRRVVVASRALSAFTAGAAIIALVAALTPFYAQRDGALLLIMVPPHLALTWGLLRATRFPRDVA, from the coding sequence GTGACCCTCGCGCGCCGGCTCGCCGCGTTGGCGGCGTGTGCGCTGGCGTGGCCGGTTGCTGCCGCGCACCATGGGCTGACGCGAAGTAGCGTGGCAGAGGCGCAGAGCCCCGCGCGCCCCGCCGTGCCGCGCATGACCGCTGGCGCTACTGGCGCCAGTGCCGCCGCAGACCCGGCCACTGATACGCTGCTCGTGACAGTGCTCACTATGGGCCCTGGGGACGAACTCTACGAACGGTTTGGCCATCAGTCATTGCGCATCCGCAATCTGCGCACGGGCGTGGATTCGGCGTACAACTGGGGAATGTTCGATTTCGATCAGCCCCATTTCTATCAGAACTTCCTCACCGGCAATACGCTCTATTGGATGCAGGGCTATCCCACCGTGCCGCTGCTGACGGCGTACCGCAGTCACGGCCGCGCGGTGTGGGAACAAGAGCTGGACCTCACGGCACAGGAAAAAGATTCCGTGCTGCGCTTCATCCAATGGAATGCCACCGAGGCCCATAAGTGGTACCGGTACGATTACTACCGAGACAACTGTGCGACGCGCGTGCGCGACCTGCTCGATGGCGTACTGAACGGCGCGTTTCACGCGGCGATTGCCGGCCAGTCGCACGGGGTGAGCTTCCGCAGCGAGACCATGCGTCTCTCGGCGGCATACCCCACCACCAATATTGCGATGGACTTCGCCCTCGGTGCCCGCGCCGATTCGGCGCTGTCGGCATGGGACGAAATGTTCGTGCCGATGCGTCTGCAGGAATGGTTGCGTGTGGCGCAGGTGCGGCGCGCCGATGGAACCGTGCGCCCGCTCGTCCGCAACGAACGCGTCGTGCTGGATAGCGCACGCTTTGCCGACGGACCGCAGCCACCGTCGTATACGCGGCCCGCCCTCGTCATTGGTTTTGGGCTGGCGCTGGTGATCGTGCTCTTCGGTGCGCGCACGTACCGTAGCGTGGCCGCGCGCTGGAGCGTGGGCGTCATCGGAGCGCTCTTCCATCTCGTCGCGGGCTCGATGGGCATCATCGTCGCGGTGCTTGGCACCTTCACCAAGCACGTGTATATGGCGCAAAACGTCAACGTACTCCTCGGCACCCCCGCATCGCTCGCACTCGCGTTGCTCTTGCCACTCTCCCTCGCGGTGGGCGCGCCACGTCGCGTAGTGGTAGCGTCGAGGGCGCTCTCGGCGTTCACGGCGGGCGCTGCGATCATCGCGCTCGTGGCCGCGCTCACGCCATTTTATGCGCAACGTGATGGCGCTCTCCTGCTGATCATGGTCCCGCCGCATCTGGCACTCACCTGGGGGCTGCTGCGCGCAACCCGCTTTCCGCGGGACGTGGCATGA
- a CDS encoding hydantoinase/oxoprolinase family protein produces MTISVGIDVGGTFTDLASVNAQGLVETRKVLSTPSDQSEGVAASLAALGVLPASVTRVAHGTTVVTNLLLERRGARVVLCATAGATDLLELRRQERAALYDLSAQHPPSLVAVADVIAVQERRDARGVQLALTDAEAHRVAEAVAALAPDIVVISLLHAYEDDAHEQRLAAAIAKRLPGIEVVCSAAVLPEIREYERTATAVAEGYARPRVATYLEHLSTRLAQGGFPAPEVMTSGGGMRTAAEAASAAASLALSGPAGGVVGAAAVLQAAGLDRALTIDIGGTSADAGLILDGEPLVEPGGAVAGVPIALPRVLVETVSAGGGSIAWVDDGGALRVGPRSAGAVPGPVAFGRGGTQPTVTDAHIALGNLDASRLSGGVQLDAAGAKRAIAALAATLGATPERTAAAIVSIADAEMARALRRVSVERGIDPRSCALVAFGGGGPLHACALADLLGMRSILVPPYAGVLSALGLAIAPERRDAARSVMRAVDTLDAAWFASTLPALAERASGGRTMARHSWHARVRYAGQGHELDVPCMPSDDGNALAARFSSMHQSRYGFVLDRAVEMVALRVAAMGNAVPVRFEGAAEIAEPMHGPRVLTLADATMVVAAGWTARALPIGGWMLERA; encoded by the coding sequence ATGACCATCTCCGTTGGCATTGACGTCGGCGGCACCTTCACCGATCTCGCGTCGGTGAATGCACAGGGGCTGGTGGAGACGCGCAAAGTCCTCTCGACTCCCTCCGATCAAAGTGAAGGCGTGGCCGCGTCGTTGGCCGCGCTTGGCGTATTGCCCGCGAGTGTGACGCGCGTCGCGCACGGCACGACGGTGGTCACCAATCTGCTCCTCGAACGCCGCGGCGCGCGCGTCGTGCTCTGCGCGACCGCCGGCGCGACGGATCTTCTCGAGCTGCGGCGACAAGAGCGCGCCGCGCTCTACGATCTCTCAGCGCAACATCCGCCGTCGCTCGTCGCCGTCGCCGATGTAATTGCGGTGCAGGAGCGGCGCGACGCGCGCGGCGTGCAGTTGGCGCTCACCGATGCCGAAGCGCACCGCGTCGCCGAGGCGGTGGCGGCGCTCGCCCCAGACATCGTGGTGATCTCACTGCTCCACGCGTACGAAGACGATGCGCACGAGCAACGGCTCGCTGCCGCCATCGCAAAACGGCTGCCGGGAATTGAGGTGGTGTGCAGCGCTGCGGTCCTTCCGGAAATTCGCGAGTACGAGCGCACCGCGACCGCCGTCGCCGAAGGATATGCGAGGCCGCGTGTGGCCACCTATCTCGAGCATCTCTCCACCCGGCTCGCGCAGGGCGGCTTTCCTGCGCCCGAGGTGATGACGTCCGGCGGCGGCATGCGCACGGCGGCCGAAGCGGCGTCGGCGGCAGCCTCGCTCGCACTGTCTGGCCCCGCCGGTGGCGTGGTGGGTGCCGCGGCGGTGTTGCAGGCCGCAGGGCTCGACCGCGCACTGACCATCGACATTGGTGGCACCAGCGCCGATGCCGGACTCATACTCGACGGCGAACCGCTCGTGGAACCCGGTGGCGCCGTTGCCGGCGTGCCGATTGCATTGCCGCGCGTGCTCGTCGAAACCGTCAGCGCCGGCGGTGGTAGCATCGCCTGGGTGGACGACGGTGGCGCGCTCCGCGTGGGACCGCGGAGCGCCGGTGCGGTACCTGGGCCGGTGGCGTTCGGGCGCGGGGGCACGCAGCCCACGGTCACCGACGCACATATTGCACTCGGAAATCTCGATGCCTCGCGGCTCTCCGGCGGCGTGCAGCTCGACGCGGCCGGCGCCAAGCGTGCCATCGCAGCGCTCGCCGCAACATTGGGCGCCACCCCAGAGCGCACCGCCGCGGCCATTGTGTCTATTGCTGACGCCGAGATGGCGCGCGCGCTGCGACGTGTAAGCGTGGAGCGCGGCATCGATCCGCGCAGTTGCGCACTGGTCGCCTTCGGCGGAGGCGGGCCGTTACATGCATGCGCGCTGGCCGATCTGCTGGGTATGCGCAGCATTCTTGTGCCGCCCTACGCTGGCGTACTGAGTGCGCTCGGACTCGCGATTGCTCCGGAACGTCGTGACGCGGCCCGCAGTGTCATGCGTGCGGTGGACACGCTCGACGCCGCGTGGTTTGCCTCCACACTGCCCGCACTCGCCGAACGCGCGTCCGGTGGCCGCACCATGGCCCGTCACAGCTGGCACGCCCGCGTGCGCTACGCGGGGCAAGGACACGAACTCGACGTACCGTGTATGCCCTCCGATGATGGGAACGCACTCGCCGCTCGGTTCTCCTCAATGCATCAATCGCGCTACGGGTTCGTTCTTGACCGCGCCGTAGAAATGGTCGCGCTCCGCGTCGCAGCCATGGGGAATGCCGTGCCCGTCCGTTTTGAGGGAGCCGCCGAGATCGCCGAGCCCATGCACGGACCACGCGTGCTCACCCTTGCCGATGCCACCATGGTGGTCGCCGCTGGCTGGACCGCGCGCGCTCTCCCCATTGGCGGTTGGATGCTGGAGCGCGCATGA